From a region of the Arachis ipaensis cultivar K30076 chromosome B09, Araip1.1, whole genome shotgun sequence genome:
- the LOC107618555 gene encoding uncharacterized protein LOC107618555 isoform X2 translates to MASYDLIEIYCELIAARLPMIESLKGPWIKNHVQLIMQHSSVAFKVRLVIFDLPELVDVRKHLTVKYGKEFASAAVELRPDYGVNRLLVEKLSAKAPDGPTKIKILSAINEEHNIKWEPKSFGENDIKPSQDLLAGPKTFEKATYAEPSQVHVPAAVRDEKGPPNEQASSQFKPVYDRPTGSDAQNTSDATRKDTGNQSRPSGMSDPKIMPSRTGNQEMHYRDSYSENSSAFPTVKQNWNMEFKDAASAAQAAAESAERASMAARAAAELSSHENVARQRSSESHSSPRSQLRDEIPQEYSFNDDKNLSTAFAYTTFHRGSSGMNNEKINTREQN, encoded by the exons AGGCCCTTGGATAAAAAATCATGTTCAACTAATTATGCAGCATTCTAGTGTCGCATTTAAGGTTCGTTTAGTAATATTTG ACTTACCTGAGCTTGTAGATGTGCGGAAGCATCTTACAGTGAAGTATGGGAAAGAATTTGCATCGGCAGCTGTTGAATTACGCCCTGACTATGGTGTAAATCGCTTG TTGGTTGAGAAATTGTCTGCCAAAGCACCCGATGGTCcaaccaaaataaaaatattatctgcaattaatgaagaacataatatCAAATGGGAACCCAAGTCATTTGGAGAAAATGATATAAAGCCTTCTCAAGACTTGTTG GCTGGGCCAAAAACTTTTGAGAAGGCAACTTATGCAGAACCTTCTCAAGTCCATGTTCCAGCAGCTGTTCGTGATGAAAAGGGTCCTCCTAACGAACAGGCTTCCTCACAATTTAAACCAGTGTATGATAGACCAACAGGTTCGGATGCACAGAATACAAGTGATGCTACTAGAAAGGACACTGGAAATCAGTCAAGACCATCAGGCATGTCTGATCCCAAAATTATGCCTTCAA GAACTGGAAATCAAGAAATGCATTATAGAGATTCATATTCTGAAAACAGTAGTGCTTTTCCTACTGTAAAGCAGAATTGGAATATGGAATTTAAGGATGCTGCCTCTGCTGCACAGGCAGCAGCAGAATCTGCGGAGCGTGCAAGCATGGCTGCAAGAGCAGCTGCGGAACTTTCAAGTCATGAAAATGTAGCAAGGCAGCGTTCAAGTGAATCACATAGTTCTCCTAGAAGCCAGCTAAGAGATGAAATACCTCAAGAATATTCTTTTAATGATGACAAAAACCTTTCTACAGCTTTTGCGTATACCACCTTCCATAGAGGCAGTTCTGGGATGAACAACGAAAAAATTAATACAAGAGAGCAAAATTAA
- the LOC107618555 gene encoding uncharacterized protein LOC107618555 isoform X4 — translation MASYDLIEIYCELIAARLPMIESLKCADLPELVDVRKHLTVKYGKEFASAAVELRPDYGVNRLLVEKLSAKAPDGPTKIKILSAINEEHNIKWEPKSFGENDIKPSQDLLAGPKTFEKATYAEPSQVHVPAAVRDEKGPPNEQASSQFKPVYDRPTGSDAQNTSDATRKDTGNQSRPSGMSDPKIMPSRTGNQEMHYRDSYSENSSAFPTVKQNWNMEFKDAASAAQAAAESAERASMAARAAAELSSHENVARQRSSESHSSPRSQLRDEIPQEYSFNDDKNLSTAFAYTTFHRGSSGMNNEKINTREQN, via the exons ATGTGCAGACTTACCTGAGCTTGTAGATGTGCGGAAGCATCTTACAGTGAAGTATGGGAAAGAATTTGCATCGGCAGCTGTTGAATTACGCCCTGACTATGGTGTAAATCGCTTG TTGGTTGAGAAATTGTCTGCCAAAGCACCCGATGGTCcaaccaaaataaaaatattatctgcaattaatgaagaacataatatCAAATGGGAACCCAAGTCATTTGGAGAAAATGATATAAAGCCTTCTCAAGACTTGTTG GCTGGGCCAAAAACTTTTGAGAAGGCAACTTATGCAGAACCTTCTCAAGTCCATGTTCCAGCAGCTGTTCGTGATGAAAAGGGTCCTCCTAACGAACAGGCTTCCTCACAATTTAAACCAGTGTATGATAGACCAACAGGTTCGGATGCACAGAATACAAGTGATGCTACTAGAAAGGACACTGGAAATCAGTCAAGACCATCAGGCATGTCTGATCCCAAAATTATGCCTTCAA GAACTGGAAATCAAGAAATGCATTATAGAGATTCATATTCTGAAAACAGTAGTGCTTTTCCTACTGTAAAGCAGAATTGGAATATGGAATTTAAGGATGCTGCCTCTGCTGCACAGGCAGCAGCAGAATCTGCGGAGCGTGCAAGCATGGCTGCAAGAGCAGCTGCGGAACTTTCAAGTCATGAAAATGTAGCAAGGCAGCGTTCAAGTGAATCACATAGTTCTCCTAGAAGCCAGCTAAGAGATGAAATACCTCAAGAATATTCTTTTAATGATGACAAAAACCTTTCTACAGCTTTTGCGTATACCACCTTCCATAGAGGCAGTTCTGGGATGAACAACGAAAAAATTAATACAAGAGAGCAAAATTAA
- the LOC107618555 gene encoding uncharacterized protein LOC107618555 isoform X1, with amino-acid sequence MASYDLIEIYCELIAARLPMIESLKGPWIKNHVQLIMQHSSVAFKEEISSVIFACPRCADLPELVDVRKHLTVKYGKEFASAAVELRPDYGVNRLLVEKLSAKAPDGPTKIKILSAINEEHNIKWEPKSFGENDIKPSQDLLAGPKTFEKATYAEPSQVHVPAAVRDEKGPPNEQASSQFKPVYDRPTGSDAQNTSDATRKDTGNQSRPSGMSDPKIMPSRTGNQEMHYRDSYSENSSAFPTVKQNWNMEFKDAASAAQAAAESAERASMAARAAAELSSHENVARQRSSESHSSPRSQLRDEIPQEYSFNDDKNLSTAFAYTTFHRGSSGMNNEKINTREQN; translated from the exons AGGCCCTTGGATAAAAAATCATGTTCAACTAATTATGCAGCATTCTAGTGTCGCATTTAAG GAAGAAATTTCAAGTGTAATATTTGCATGTCCAAGATGTGCAGACTTACCTGAGCTTGTAGATGTGCGGAAGCATCTTACAGTGAAGTATGGGAAAGAATTTGCATCGGCAGCTGTTGAATTACGCCCTGACTATGGTGTAAATCGCTTG TTGGTTGAGAAATTGTCTGCCAAAGCACCCGATGGTCcaaccaaaataaaaatattatctgcaattaatgaagaacataatatCAAATGGGAACCCAAGTCATTTGGAGAAAATGATATAAAGCCTTCTCAAGACTTGTTG GCTGGGCCAAAAACTTTTGAGAAGGCAACTTATGCAGAACCTTCTCAAGTCCATGTTCCAGCAGCTGTTCGTGATGAAAAGGGTCCTCCTAACGAACAGGCTTCCTCACAATTTAAACCAGTGTATGATAGACCAACAGGTTCGGATGCACAGAATACAAGTGATGCTACTAGAAAGGACACTGGAAATCAGTCAAGACCATCAGGCATGTCTGATCCCAAAATTATGCCTTCAA GAACTGGAAATCAAGAAATGCATTATAGAGATTCATATTCTGAAAACAGTAGTGCTTTTCCTACTGTAAAGCAGAATTGGAATATGGAATTTAAGGATGCTGCCTCTGCTGCACAGGCAGCAGCAGAATCTGCGGAGCGTGCAAGCATGGCTGCAAGAGCAGCTGCGGAACTTTCAAGTCATGAAAATGTAGCAAGGCAGCGTTCAAGTGAATCACATAGTTCTCCTAGAAGCCAGCTAAGAGATGAAATACCTCAAGAATATTCTTTTAATGATGACAAAAACCTTTCTACAGCTTTTGCGTATACCACCTTCCATAGAGGCAGTTCTGGGATGAACAACGAAAAAATTAATACAAGAGAGCAAAATTAA
- the LOC107618555 gene encoding uncharacterized protein LOC107618555 isoform X3: protein MASYDLIEIYCELIAARLPMIESLKGPWIKNHVQLIMQHSSVAFKEEISSVIFACPRCADLPELVDVRKHLTVKYGKEFASAAVELRPDYGVNRLLVEKLSAKAPDGPTKIKILSAINEEHNIKWEPKSFGENDIKPSQDLLAGPKTFEKATYAEPSQVHVPAAVRDEKGPPNEQASSQFKPVYDRPTGSDAQNTSDATRKDTGNQSRPSGTGNQEMHYRDSYSENSSAFPTVKQNWNMEFKDAASAAQAAAESAERASMAARAAAELSSHENVARQRSSESHSSPRSQLRDEIPQEYSFNDDKNLSTAFAYTTFHRGSSGMNNEKINTREQN from the exons AGGCCCTTGGATAAAAAATCATGTTCAACTAATTATGCAGCATTCTAGTGTCGCATTTAAG GAAGAAATTTCAAGTGTAATATTTGCATGTCCAAGATGTGCAGACTTACCTGAGCTTGTAGATGTGCGGAAGCATCTTACAGTGAAGTATGGGAAAGAATTTGCATCGGCAGCTGTTGAATTACGCCCTGACTATGGTGTAAATCGCTTG TTGGTTGAGAAATTGTCTGCCAAAGCACCCGATGGTCcaaccaaaataaaaatattatctgcaattaatgaagaacataatatCAAATGGGAACCCAAGTCATTTGGAGAAAATGATATAAAGCCTTCTCAAGACTTGTTG GCTGGGCCAAAAACTTTTGAGAAGGCAACTTATGCAGAACCTTCTCAAGTCCATGTTCCAGCAGCTGTTCGTGATGAAAAGGGTCCTCCTAACGAACAGGCTTCCTCACAATTTAAACCAGTGTATGATAGACCAACAGGTTCGGATGCACAGAATACAAGTGATGCTACTAGAAAGGACACTGGAAATCAGTCAAGACCATCAG GAACTGGAAATCAAGAAATGCATTATAGAGATTCATATTCTGAAAACAGTAGTGCTTTTCCTACTGTAAAGCAGAATTGGAATATGGAATTTAAGGATGCTGCCTCTGCTGCACAGGCAGCAGCAGAATCTGCGGAGCGTGCAAGCATGGCTGCAAGAGCAGCTGCGGAACTTTCAAGTCATGAAAATGTAGCAAGGCAGCGTTCAAGTGAATCACATAGTTCTCCTAGAAGCCAGCTAAGAGATGAAATACCTCAAGAATATTCTTTTAATGATGACAAAAACCTTTCTACAGCTTTTGCGTATACCACCTTCCATAGAGGCAGTTCTGGGATGAACAACGAAAAAATTAATACAAGAGAGCAAAATTAA